A single Lolium perenne isolate Kyuss_39 chromosome 6, Kyuss_2.0, whole genome shotgun sequence DNA region contains:
- the LOC127305586 gene encoding uncharacterized protein, which produces MAADPSGRHHPAVNDVFLTLVGASNALSDVQRRLDLEFRASYPDHANPAKLVGRVKRVQEEVAALKDLCRDLLAQKQELIDLMRTSLAAQRSATQRLLASSGLPLMTEHDEAAYGNLKQVIDEWTGQLRPMAGDADGEDQDTNQILFSAIVD; this is translated from the exons ATGGCCGCGGATCCGAGCGGGCGGCACCACCCGGCGGTGAACGACGTCTTCCTGACGCTCGTCGGCGCCAGCAACGCCCTCTCCGACGTCCAGCGCCGCCTCGACCTCGAGTTCCGCGCCTCCTACCCCGACCAC GCGAACCCGGCGAAGCTGGTGGGGCGGGTGAAGCGGGTGcaggaggaggtggccgcgctcAAGGACCTCTGCCGCGACCTCCTCGCCCAGAAGCAG GAGCTGATCGACCTGATGCGGACGAGCCTGGCGGCGCAGCGGAGCGCCACGCAGCGGCTGCTCGCCTCCTCCGGGCTGCCCCTCATGACCGAACACGACGAGGCCGCCTACGGCAACCTCAAGCAG GTGATCGACGAGTGGACTGGCCAGCTGAGGCCAATGGCAG GGGATGCGGACGGGGAGGACCAAGACACCAACCAGATCCTCTTCTCCGCCATCGTCGACTGA